TACTATTACAGTAAATGGGATGTTTCCTGGACCAACCATAGAAGTGAACAGTGGAGACACACTGGTTGTCAAAGTTACCAACAAAGCTAGATACAATGTTACCGTTCACTGGTAATTTCATAAATCTACAAGTTTTTTTACCCACTAGGAAAGTGATTTTACAATTACTTGGGTCTTTATTTACtataacttttattaattttttgtagGCATGGCATTAGACAGATGAGAACAGGATGGGCTGATGGGCCAGAATTTATAACTCAGTGCCCAATTAGACCAGGAGGGAGTTACACCTACAGGTTTACAATTGAAGGACAAGAAGGAACACTGTGGTGGCATGCTCATAGCTCATGGCTTAGAGCCACTGTTTATGGTGCTCTAATTATTTACCCAAAAGATGGAACCTCATATCCTTATGCTAAGCCCAAAAGAGAAACACCCATTCTTCTTGGTAATGATATCACTCATTACAACCTCAAAATGCATATTAGTATTAACTTTAATCACTAAATAGCATTTGCTAGTTATGATTTACTATGATCATGGAACTAATAGTGATTGTTTTGATCATAATTATCAGGAGAATGGTGGGATGCTAACCCTATTGATGTGGTGAGGGAGGCAACTCGAACAGGAGCTGCTCCAAATATATCTGATGCTTATACCATCAATGGTCAACCTGGTGATCTTTATAACTGTTCTAGTAAAGGTATTTTCTATAACCATCTGCCAAAAACATTACAAGTTTAGATCCTGATAGCTCATTCTCTTtagaattttatgaaaatactGCTGATCAATTAAGCGAATAGCGCAGTTGTCTCTAGGATGAGCATAAATAACTGTATTAACTGAAATTTGAATCTTTTGTGCAAAGtcttttcttgttattcaaagaaGATGACCTCTTGAGTCAACTATAATGCAGAAACTGTCATCGTTCCAATTGGATCCGGCGAGACACACCTCCTCCGAGTCATCAACGCTGCGCTCAATCAACCACTGTTCTTTACAATTGCCAACCATAAGTTCACAGTTGTAGGTGCTGATGCCTTGTATCTCAAACCCTTTAGCACTTCAGTCATCATGCTGGGACCAGGACAAACAACCGATGTTCTGATCTCCGGTGACCAGCCACCAGCAAGATACTACATCGCAGCACGTGCCTATCAAAGTGCACAAAATGCTCCATTTGACAATACCACAACTACTGCAATTCTTGAATATAAGTCTGCCCCTTGCCCTGCTAAGTGCCTGACTAGCAAGCCAATTATGCCTCCATTGCCTGCTTTCAATGATACACCTACAGTCACTGCCTTTAGCAAGAGCCTCAGAAGTCCCAGAAAAGTTGATGTTCCCActgaaattgatgaaaatctCTTCTTTACAATTGGGTTAGGACTCAATAAATGTCCTAAGAATTTTCGGGCTAGGCGATGCCAAGGACCGAATGGTACTCGCTTCACTTCTAGCATGAACAACGTATCTTTTGTGCTTCCATCCAACTTTTCCTTGCTCCAAGCTGCTAGGCAAAACATTCCTGGAGTTTTCACCACTGATTTTCCAGCTAAGCCTCCTGTTAAATTCGATTATACTGGTAATGTAAGCCAATCACTTTGGCAACCTGTTCCAGGCACTAAATTGTACAAATTGAAGTATGGATCAAGGGTGCAGATTGTGTTACAGGACACAAGTATTGTCACACCTGAGAACCACCCAATTCATCTTCATGGGTATGATTTCTATGTCATTGCTGAAGGGTTTGGAAACTTCAATCCTAAAAAAGATACAGCTAAATTCAACCTTGTTGATCCACCAATGAGGAATACAGTTGCAGTACCTTCAAATGGATGGGCAGTCATTAGATTCGTCGCAGACAATCcaggtaaaaaagaaaacttttcaAGTTTAGAAACACTAGTTTTGTACACTTGAATTTTTCTTCCACTAATCGAGCGTCTATCTGGTAGTGCACAATGACGAGAATTTAAGCCCTGGAAGAAAAGGTTTCTGTTAACATTAAATTCTGTGTGTTTGTCCTAATTAAACAGGTGTATGGATAATGCATTGTCACTTGGATGTTCATATCACATGGGGACTGGCCATGGCTTTCTTGGTAGAAGATGGAATTGGAGAGCTGCAGAAACTAGAACCTCCTCCAAATGATCTGCCTTTATGCTAGAGATTGACAAATAGAAACATATGAAAACCCATCAACAGTACTTATAAGCCCAAACATAGGGGCaggctttttcttttttgtcattCATAGTATTCATATTTTCTGTGTTGGTTTTCCCTGCATTTGGGGATATAgttcttgttcctttattattattattattattatcattttttttttcttttggggaTAGATAGAGTTAAAAGGTGGGTTTATTTAGAAGAGATGGTGCTTTTTGCAAAATATAGCTGCCATCTTATTTGTTAAAGTACCCACATATTGTTTTCATTGTTTCTAATAATACAATAGTTCTTCTTAGCACTCTTCACTATTCGATTAGAATGCTTCTCTTATATGTTTTGGGAAAATGCAGGAGAAAAAACATAGTTCTATTTGCTTTCAATTAAACAAacaagattaaaagaaaaagaagaagaaaccaCAATCATGTCATTAAAATAAGTCAATGTTGTTACAACTTACAACTACTATCCACAAGTGAATTACTAAACTAATAGGAACTTACTTTAAGTGAAAAGTAATCAACTGATTGATTGAACCATAAGAAAAATACTGTTGTATCTTGAACATTGATTAAGCAATTGAATGTTagttacaattttatttagcaaaattatagttgaaagaaaaaaaaagatctaaacaataaattcaaaaattaggTGAGCAGAAGGATTAAAGAGGGGAACATCTAATTTTGACATGAAAATTAATTCTTCACAAgaaaaaacaattgaaaattTCATGGAAATTTACATTTCTATGTTTCCTGGTGACCCTAAATGGCTAATTGCAAAACAATAGaattatacataatatatttatatatgtacgCTTATGGAAATCATCCATGTGCTTGGCTATTACATCTTAGAGAACTCATGCGAAAGGAACCATGTTTGGATTCATCAAGATCCACATCGCTCTGTTTGACGACTAATACAGACATGTCAGAATCATCAAAGTCTGGCGAAGCAAGTGCATCCCCAAGAACACCTAATTCAGGATATTCAATCCATACTAACATTTCCTTTTCATACTGTGATCTCCTTGGAACTTTCCCTACTATGACAAGTTTATATTTTCTCCTCAAAGACCTAATCACGTCCATCATTTGCAGTCCATTGTTTGCTACCATTTGAGAGCAAGAAACATAAGCGTTGGTGATGCTAGTCTGCCTGAATTCTTGGACGGATAATTCATCTAGTTCCTTCTCTAATTCACATGTGTCATCTTCTTCTCCACcctcttcttcatcttttgAGATTATTCTGAACATGGTGATTCTCATCTGAGGATTGCCAGACATCCTGTCTGCTAATGCTAATGCTTCGCGATCATCAGGACCGCCAACAAACAGCACCGCGACACTAAAGTAGTGGGCTGTGCTCTTGGTCTGATGCAATCCTCTATCTACTAAAATCCCAACAGTGCAATATGCAA
The nucleotide sequence above comes from Ricinus communis isolate WT05 ecotype wild-type chromosome 6, ASM1957865v1, whole genome shotgun sequence. Encoded proteins:
- the LOC8272100 gene encoding laccase-12, translating into MGDITNHIFANSCFLFFGLLLLLASTLSLANAKVHHHDFVVQATKVKRLCKTHNTITVNGMFPGPTIEVNSGDTLVVKVTNKARYNVTVHWHGIRQMRTGWADGPEFITQCPIRPGGSYTYRFTIEGQEGTLWWHAHSSWLRATVYGALIIYPKDGTSYPYAKPKRETPILLGEWWDANPIDVVREATRTGAAPNISDAYTINGQPGDLYNCSSKETVIVPIGSGETHLLRVINAALNQPLFFTIANHKFTVVGADALYLKPFSTSVIMLGPGQTTDVLISGDQPPARYYIAARAYQSAQNAPFDNTTTTAILEYKSAPCPAKCLTSKPIMPPLPAFNDTPTVTAFSKSLRSPRKVDVPTEIDENLFFTIGLGLNKCPKNFRARRCQGPNGTRFTSSMNNVSFVLPSNFSLLQAARQNIPGVFTTDFPAKPPVKFDYTGNVSQSLWQPVPGTKLYKLKYGSRVQIVLQDTSIVTPENHPIHLHGYDFYVIAEGFGNFNPKKDTAKFNLVDPPMRNTVAVPSNGWAVIRFVADNPGVWIMHCHLDVHITWGLAMAFLVEDGIGELQKLEPPPNDLPLC